The genome window taaatatatatatatatatatatataatatatattttttttttgtatcttATTAAAATGGCACCTGCATGAAAGtgcaaaataaaaaaagaaacaaatatagtttatacatttataatataattgtttatatattaatgtgtttaatttatttttcatttttaaataattaaaaataaggaTGTCCTATttgttacatatatatatatatatatatatttatttattttatttatatgtgtatgtatgATGTTAACCATATGAAGAATAAacacaatatttatatttctatgaataattatataaataggaactttttaattaaatttttaagacattattttataatttttattttaccctattcattaatatatactggaaatataatcttttatatattatgaaaatgttcaaagtaatataatttttttgtccacataatatttttcaaaaaaaaaaaaaaaaaatatatatatatatatatatttatttatttatttatgcatatgtatatatttctttttaataatgtgtaaaataaaatggtaatataattttgtgAGATATAACATCCTTctacattttataaaaaaataaaataaataaaagagcacaaaaatatatgtactcttcaaattaaataaataaataaatatatatatatacatatatttttttttatttttatttttatttttatttttattttttttttcattttttgagAGAAGTcgcttattttttataatgtatGGAAAATTTTTGAAGGGGTCTATTTTTTATCTCTGTATgctttttccattttttacaTGTGagtgtaataatataaaattaaatgataaagagaatataatttttgagagttattttaataaaaatacaaatgaagAGAATGTATTAAACAAAAAGGTAGGGAAAGAAATGGATGATCGATTTGTTGCACATAAATCTATGGAATTAAACATTaatcatcataatattaataatgataaagatttaaaaaataatgaatatcaTGATTCTTATCATAATTGGAAGGATAGGAAATTTTCTGATAGTTTAAAAAGACATATGGATGACCTAAagatattaaataatgatttaaaagaacatataaataaaaaagagagAAATGAAagatatgataataatgatttacataaatatataataaaagagatacaaaataatagatatttaaataaagaaaataaaagtagtgatgatataaaaatattagaagaacattctaaaaaattacaaagaGAAATACATGAATGGTTAGAATctgttaataatattgaagagaaatcaaatattttaaaaaatattaaaagtcaattattaaataatatagctTCTTTAAATCATACACTCtcagaagaaataaaaaatattaatgatataaaagaattacaACAACagcaaaataatatattttctgagaatctattatattttcttccttCTTCATCAGATTATGTCTTAaatgaaaacaaaaataatataaaagataatataaataataatcataaatataacatttttaattatttacaaAACATTCAAGATAAggataacaacaataatcatcatcatcataataatatccaTAGTGGTCATTCAACTCataatcatattttattaacttttataatttttttcttaatacttttaattttataatacaaaaatattttttcatattataaccataaacaaatgaaatattaaaatatatatatatatatattaagtattaatgtatttatagctatatctattttataaaattattatcattttgaaATAACCATACatggtattttttttttaaataaaatataatttacacttttaatattaaacatataatatatatatatatatttacatatttacataattgttgttttttttttttttttttttataaaataataagaatctcctaattaaataaaaccctttttattgtaaaaaaaaaaaaaaaaaaaaaattataaagtcATATgagatatttaaaaaaatatattataaataaaaacattaacGAATTCAATCattataaatgatgaaatgtggatgataaaaataaataatttttttaggacttacaaaaatgaaaatatatgtttttaatttttttaagaaatatataattaatagaCAAAggtataaatacaaaaaaaataaaaataaaataaaataaaatataaatgtatattcatatatatatatttatatttatattcatatatatatatttatttttatatttcctgTTCATTTTTGTCAGGATTGAAAGAAGGGGTGGTTTTTCTTCACCCCAGATATTAATTTGTCATACAATTTTTGataattatgtatttttttttttggattatattcattaattGTATGTTCAAATGTTGATATATGAATATCTggttttaatataaataaacatgtTATAGATCTTTTGAGTTTACATAGATGAGCTAATTTATTTTTGGTTGTTACAAATGTATATGGAATTTTATATTGCTCACAAAAGGAAGGTAAAtgacaaataatattaatagggAATACATCTATTGCTATAAGAACTATACCATTATATCCTTTTCTTATACATTTAATTACTTGAGTTAATCCTATaactattaattttttttttaataatttttgtttttcttcatctaatgaattatttgtttttaagaTTTGAGAACTATTTAATTttgcataatatatataatctaatatttttaaaacattttttaaatatttcttttttaatattggTTCActtatttttgatatataagaatttctattttcttcttttatttcttctataATCTTTTCATAACCTTTCTTTTTCtcactttttttattatcattgttAATAGAGACATCATCATCTACACTATgatcttcttcatcattgCTTACATTActctcattattttttttttttaattgatttatatcttctgtcatattttattcaaattataaaacaatcctattcaatataaataaatatataaatatattatatatatatatggaatattatttattttttttattttaatcttaattttaaataaatacaagtTTATCACTAtgacaaattatatatatattaaatatatatatatatttttttttttttttaatatgaaggaattttttttaattattcatttataaatttatttatattaacaatatgaattattattgtttattttatcaacattaaacatatttatttttatattttaacgctttatcattatataaataattttgaaaaaatatataaatatataaatatataaatatataaatatatatatgtattaattaatatatgtaagaaaaaaaatatatatatatatatatatagatataatatataaatgtaactAAGGATTATCTatatctataatatataagtatatgcatataatataatatatatatatataacaataaaataaatatcctttgttacctttttttttttttttttttttttttttttttttttcttttcttttttttccctttttttggatgtgaataaaatatatgggaATAAACAAAAGGAAGTAGAAAATAATagcataatataaaaattaaaaattaaaattaacatacattatatatatatatatatatatatatatatatatatataaatatatataaatacatatttataatatatatattattatatatatgtattattttaatatgcgTAGAATTCAATTATGcccttttataaatattttatattttatatatcttttattttttattatttttatttttttataaaaataataagaaaaaaattaattcccatatgttttttttgacatatatatatatatatatatatatatatattttacaggatataacaaaataaaaaatatatatattataatattatatatatatatattataattatatatttttataaaaacattctgcaaatatttattatttcttcacattttattttgttttttcatcattctattatattatattatatatatatataatatatatatgtattttttttttttaataattatatatttgttttatgtcattttttttgtgttatatatatatatatatatatatttattttgtatatttttttttttttttttgaaagtaataaaatatattcttcatatatatatatttttattgataataattttgttttattttaaaaatcatAGAAactaaagaaaaaaaaaaaaaatatatatataaatagaaaaatatatatatatatatatgtatgtattatatattttttatgtaaagcGATTAAAATACAacatatgttttataatatatatattataaaatatattataaatatatataaatatatatatatattgtttattttttggttgtaattaaatgtaataatagaaaataaaacttATCTacttatcatattttttgaattaattcattgaatattaatatatataaatatatttgtatgtttttaaaatgaaagaataataagaagaaaaagtaGACATTCCAAAAAAATCtttctataaaatatatacatatatatatatttatttatattttttttttttttttttgtgtcatgtatatatatttatgttttattaagTTGTTTAATTTGTCTTattcttaatattatatttgtagaTAGGTGTACGTGTCAATaaaattgtttatatatattatatatatatatatatatatatatatatgttcatattttattccttaatttttgttgttgtcatgatattttttatatcatactGTTGTTACCTGTTATCGAAATAAATTTTGTttgatttgttttttttttgtcaattttttttttttttttttttttttttttttttttgattgttactagaaaaaaaaaaaaaaaatgtgaaaATGGAAAGGAGATATTATCGTGAGAGAAACGATAAggtatatgaaatataagaTGAAAGAggatataaacatataaaaatatatacatatatatacatatatatatatatatatatatatatatatatttctttatagatatataaaaaagtaaacattgaagatatattaaaattcatAAATAATGAGGAATATGAAATTAaggataatatttttctgaTTCTTTATGTATGTAACAATCTTGAGGAGGGTCATCTAAggtaaaaaagaaatatataaatgaatataaataaatatatatatataaataaatatacatatatataaatatacatatatatatatttttttttttaattattcagttatatatatgacgATGTACTTATTTTATATCTCAAATTATTACCCCTGTTTGAAAAGGAATTAGTAAAAAAAAtcgatgatataaatatacaacatAAAAACAagaaacatatttataataataataataacttaCAGGATGAATATTTCATAAGAATGAAAAGAACaattttgaaatataattatattattttacatttGACCTATTTTAtaagtttaaaaaaaaagaaagaaaaaaatgaaacctTAAAATTGTTCttgtattatatacatatgttgacatttttatcattaaaaaaatatatagaaataagaaatattatagatatatataacactCAAAGtgagaataaaataaaggatattaattatataaataataataattatataaataatattaattatataaataatatgtctatatataaaaataagaaacaaACGagtaatatacaaaatttttttattaaaagccACAAGTCTACAAACACTTATGAGAATCAAAAAAAGgttgaattattttatttgtcttatataaatattttattatcatttctaatatatatatataaatataaaatatgtaacaTTATATTAAGTGAGAAAGAATTTATTCACATTTCtaaatatactatatatattattttattatttaatcatataaaaaaaagaaatatggaCATAGAAAAAGattttgtaaatttttatgattatGTATATGAATTAATAGTTATTTTcttagataaatataataattattattataatgtatataaaaaaaataataataataatgagaaaaaaatatatatttgtttgtattataaaaatttcatattctttttattctcTTATTTAGAGAGATGTAAGATTCTGAAATATATAGAGAACTACATTGTAagtaagaagaaaaatattttttataacatgacgttattaaatataatcagTAATACTGTTCATATGCATTTtcttaataattctttatacAATAAGAAGGAGGACGAcgattatattaatttatttttttttcaattaaaACATGAacatatgaaagaaaaaaataaagaaactGATAAGATAAGTATGCATAATTTATGTGACGTCAACACAATATCTGATAGTattaatatcaataatatcaatgatatcaataataataatgatgataatattataaatgttaattattttaatataaataatttattatttttgaaattattaaatatatgtgaattattattaattaagaaaagaaaaaaaaaaaatatatatcaaaataatattgaatattataatataaataaaaatagagatgatatatatttatctatatacatatatcaaaatattattactataacAAAGAAGACAATTGAATATATGATGTGTTTTTTTagaaatgaagaagatagaaatataaacatatgtaataatatatatatatcttatagattattttatttgtttgaattttattttaatattatagtatatatattaaatctaaaatataagaacattaatattgataataaaaagagtAGTAAgctaaatattataaataattgtaagcataataataatttttatattaaatatttttttgaatatgccttatattatatatatgaaatttatatattgataatattattattccgATGCACACAAATATTTGATGATATTCTTAATCAGAATAAGGATAATATGTTtgagtttttaaaaaaaatgttaattattaaaagaacagatgataatgatatatttataaataatcttACTGCTTTAATTTTGaacttttttttctcatctacatcaaatgatgaaaataaaaaaaaaaaaaaaaaaaaaaaaaaatatatatatatatatatattcatcctTTCGATTATGCAACAGAATGTATATCTTTAACTTGTtacatattcataataaaaagttgaatcaatttttaaaaaatattgataatgtttgtaatagaaaatataataatataatggtTATCATAAAAAATGTGAATACATATAGAACTACTCAATATTGTGAATATGAaagaaatgatataaatgaaagaaatgatataaatgatataaatgaaagaaatgatataaatgatataaatgatataaatgatataaataaaagtgaTATGCTTATAGatccaaaaaaaagaagttaTACtgtagataataaaatattacatgaatataaaaataacattaacatattttataataaggACAGAggtttttatataaacataaatagttatattaaatatatatacaaattttataatgaaaaaaatatcgatttgtttttaaattatagaagaacaaaaagaataagtcctataaaaatagaaaaggataataaaatgaaaatatgtcCTCTGaataattacaataataaaaacaatatgatgatgattaatataaataattttaatgttaattattattataagaaaagaagaagagatgaatattatagaaaaatatattttcattttattattaattatatgttaaaaaaatataaagaaaataaaatatatatacctaaTTGTAATCATTGTAAGAATTTTTTAcagatatatattaacaagtTACATTATTTTGGCAATAACATATTTAATactaaacatatttttaataataatatttatacatttattaaaatgaatgttaataaaaaaaaaaaaaatcaatcaTTAGAACATTTGATAACTTCTAAAAAGAGATTTCTTATGGGGTCTCGAAGAAGCATGAATGAAAGAATGAGTACTGTtggatataatatttatgaaagaataaacaacaacaaatatgataataataataataataataataataataataataataatatatgtgataataataataaatgtgataataataatattaaatgtgatgataataaaagttTCAATTCACAATGCAACTtgtataacaaaatatataataatcaaaatgattatatggaacatgaaaatatttatttcaattttttatttaatctacattatcttcataatttaaatgatcatatgaatgaatattttatattgaaaaagaaaagaaataaaacaaaaggatttttttctatatctttaaatataaaagaacgATTATTAGGAAGAAGTAAGAATAACAAATgtgataaagataaaaaatataataatatcaaacAATTGTGTGATATTCATATGAATGGTAATAATTTATGTGATTCTATCAACAAAGAGAAACAAAATGTAGAAGGTATtagaaatatagaaaatattaaaagtattaaaaatattaaaagtattaaaagtattaaaagtattcaaaatattaaaagtattaaaaatattcaaaattgtaattttaaaaaaatgtccGATTCTACTATAAAAGATGAAgatattctttatttcttatttattaattataattattgtatattaaattataaaaataataaaaaattaaaactgTTTCTATTACAGATTCTTGAAATATTTGAATCATTAATAagttatatgaatatatatgaatatatatgtgcatttctattatttcttatatctTATATTGAGAGAAGACCAATAGAATATTTGTATCTCTCAGAAATTTTTGATATTACATATGATGAGGAATACATGAGACCATATTCGAAGGAAaaccaaaataataataataataataatattaattgtaataataatgtaataaaTCAGTTTAATCAATGGggaaacaaaaaagaaattataaaaaatacaaaaaatttaGAGTGTGATTCAGTTTGTTTTAATTCTAATGAGaatcatttattaaaagataatataaaaaaaaaaaagaaaaaaaaaaaaaaattggaaGAAAGTTTAaatgtgaataatatattatttaataatatcaaaataaatgaatatgattatatagaaaaagaagtattacattatatgtcttttataaaagaaactcgaaataatgatgataagaaTCACATTTTGAATTTACGTTatagtatattttataaaaataagatgataataaaaatatttttagaaattattgaaaaaataaaattatttttatgttgtaatgtttttgattatttgtatgaaaataaaagtatatatgaaaaatatataagtttgctttcttcttatttttttaaattttattttgtattaatgcatgaagaaatatattataataagaacaaaaataataagaataattgtAGGATGtataatgatatagaaaGTGATATGAACTTTATAGATGCTAATAGAAGGATTAAGAAAGACTACAAGAAGGataatcatcataataatgaaaatatgtgttcattttataaaagtattatgattataaaaaataaagtcaTTGAAATAACTCCTATATTgtcaataaaatatttaaatcaatgtaatttgaataatatatgcaAGCATGATATATTGTTTGGTTTGAAGGATAAAAATTGtaagataaataataaaaacagtaaacatacaaataataatattaataataataataataataatattaataataataataataataatattattaataatggtCATAATAATTGTCATAATAATTGTGGATGCCATATCCACTTTgattgttataatattttaagtgaggataatttaaaaaaattatatatttttatcatttattatattgaaggtataagaaaaaaggaaaacatattatatagcttatatttattaattgataagaatatatatagagataaatatttacataaacatataaagaaTTTAATTAGATTTAAAATCTATACATATACAAATGAAATGAACAATTTTGATGATTATGATATGATATATTCAAcatattttgtattaatgaatataatgaattataataaaatgattagaaattatttatattatatatttgataatatatgtaagataaaattaaatattatttttgacaagtcttatttattttgttttttaaaaaatctaGAAAAAAGTAGTTATGATTATgcttatatgaaaatattatatgatgaaaaaaatattataaaaaatgaaatagataagaaaaaaaataaaatgataaaaattatttataaagttaatttatatgtaactataaattatttattatattttaaaattctGAATTcatgtaaattatatttatatttatattcttacttttattatgaattctatatttattcttttaaaaaatatataaagaaatataatatctatttttattttgaccgtatcaaaaaatatgttccttccaatatttatattaaaaatattaaaaatataaaaaatataaaaaatataaaaaataaaataaaaaaaaatagtcaAATGGAAAGGAATCATCAAgatgttataaataaaatgattatatcgaaggatattaaaaatgagtTAAAGATGA of Plasmodium sp. gorilla clade G2 genome assembly, chromosome: 4 contains these proteins:
- a CDS encoding apical merozoite protein yields the protein MYGKFLKGSIFYLCMLFPFFTCECNNIKLNDKENIIFESYFNKNTNEENVLNKKVGKEMDDRFVAHKSMELNINHHNINNDKDLKNNEYHDSYHNWKDRKFSDSLKRHMDDLKILNNDLKEHINKKERNERYDNNDLHKYIIKEIQNNRYLNKENKSSDDIKILEEHSKKLQREIHEWLESVNNIEEKSNILKNIKSQLLNNIASLNHTLSEEIKNINDIKELQQQQNNIFSENLLYFLPSSSDYVLNENKNNIKDNINNNHKYNIFNYLQNIQDKDNNNNHHHHNNIHSGHSTHNHILLTFIIFFLILLIL
- a CDS encoding 60S ribosomal protein L7ae/L30e, putative; its protein translation is MTEDINQLKKKNNESNVSNDEEDHSVDDDVSINNDNKKSEKKKGYEKIIEEIKEENRNSYISKISEPILKKKYLKNVLKILDYIYYAKLNSSQILKTNNSLDEEKQKLLKKKLIVIGLTQVIKCIRKGYNGIVLIAIDVFPINIICHLPSFCEQYKIPYTFVTTKNKLAHLCKLKRSITCLFILKPDIHISTFEHTINEYNPKKKIHNYQKLYDKLISGVKKNHPFFQS